A DNA window from Mycolicibacter hiberniae contains the following coding sequences:
- a CDS encoding acyltransferase, with translation MPESRPNKWLSLIAWLLPSSDFKLRILRSLGNHIGRDVAIGPNLVLNCGRFSIADGAAIMSFNIFKQLSSIELGPQSVIGRFNQFTAAPEYQRYSPLVGKLIVGEFGYITNRHYVDCSGQVILRPYAVVGGIKSTIQSHEADLAENTSKPGRVILGRNAMTGTGCILLKDSYLPERSVLAAGSVLSRAKDRDGMVSGLYGGAPARFLREIKDMEFWHRACNYTPIVPFDDAQFHLE, from the coding sequence GTGCCCGAAAGTCGGCCCAACAAATGGCTCTCATTGATCGCCTGGCTCTTACCGAGCAGTGACTTCAAACTACGGATCCTAAGATCGCTGGGTAACCACATCGGACGCGATGTCGCCATCGGACCCAACCTGGTACTCAATTGCGGGCGCTTCTCGATTGCCGACGGCGCAGCGATCATGAGCTTCAACATCTTCAAACAGCTCTCCAGCATCGAGTTGGGTCCGCAGAGTGTGATCGGCAGATTCAATCAATTCACCGCGGCCCCCGAATATCAGCGATACAGCCCATTGGTGGGCAAGCTCATAGTCGGAGAATTCGGTTACATCACCAACCGCCACTATGTCGATTGCTCCGGACAAGTCATCCTCCGACCATATGCAGTCGTGGGCGGTATCAAGAGCACCATCCAGAGTCACGAGGCCGATCTAGCGGAAAACACATCGAAGCCAGGCCGGGTTATCTTGGGCCGGAACGCGATGACCGGCACGGGTTGCATCCTGCTCAAGGACTCGTACCTACCGGAGCGATCGGTTCTCGCGGCGGGTTCGGTTCTCTCGAGGGCAAAGGATCGCGATGGCATGGTCTCCGGTCTTTACGGCGGTGCGCCCGCGCGCTTTCTCCGAGAGATCAAGGACATGGAGTTCTGGCATCGCGCGTGCAACTACACACCGATCGTCCCCTTCGACGACGCCCAGTTTCATCTTGAGTAG
- a CDS encoding class I SAM-dependent methyltransferase: MATTEELLQRFYPECKVSGFSHVDGTVVFFTQVAALLRPTDHVLDFGAGRGEPILDDEVPYRRDLSNLRGRCAQLYGCDVDEVVLDNPYLDHAGVIQPEAELPYADDQFDLIVARHVFEHIADADLVARELLRIVKPGGWITAVTPNKLGYIALGARLVPNRFHVRALRRVQPERKSQDVFPTRYRMNTRRALRKAFGGGAEIFTAGWASEPGYHFGNPYLYRLFKWAHKFLPAALQPTLLIYIRKC; the protein is encoded by the coding sequence GTGGCGACAACCGAGGAACTGTTGCAGCGCTTCTACCCGGAGTGCAAGGTCAGCGGTTTCAGCCACGTCGACGGCACGGTCGTATTTTTCACGCAGGTCGCTGCGTTGCTTCGGCCCACGGATCACGTACTCGACTTCGGTGCTGGGCGCGGCGAGCCGATCCTGGATGATGAGGTGCCCTACCGGCGTGACCTGAGCAACCTGAGGGGAAGGTGCGCGCAACTGTACGGGTGCGACGTCGACGAGGTCGTCCTCGACAACCCGTACCTGGACCACGCCGGGGTAATACAGCCAGAGGCCGAGTTGCCCTACGCCGACGACCAGTTCGATCTGATCGTGGCCCGGCACGTGTTCGAGCACATCGCCGATGCGGACCTCGTCGCACGGGAGTTGTTGCGGATCGTCAAGCCGGGAGGCTGGATCACCGCTGTCACACCGAACAAGTTGGGATACATCGCCTTGGGGGCGCGCCTGGTGCCCAACCGGTTCCACGTACGCGCCCTGAGAAGGGTGCAACCCGAGCGAAAATCGCAGGATGTCTTTCCCACGCGCTATCGGATGAACACGCGGCGGGCACTGCGGAAGGCGTTCGGCGGGGGCGCGGAGATTTTCACCGCCGGTTGGGCCTCCGAACCCGGCTACCATTTCGGGAACCCTTACCTGTACCGCCTGTTCAAGTGGGCGCATAAATTTTTACCGGCAGCGCTACAGCCGACACTTCTCATTTACATCAGAAAATGCTGA
- a CDS encoding FkbM family methyltransferase, with translation MRRSAKLIAILRVAAYRAALLRHGVAAAVEHAVVLGALKPRTVVDVGANRGQFSLFALHTFPAATIVALEPLALPAARFRRVFARQQRVTLHHAALAPGSGQCTMHVSGHDDSSSLLPITATQGRLFRGTGEVGTETVRTGPLREFVDGSSIEEPALLKLDVQGYELEALRACGELLEKFEYICAEGSFVELYEGQVLADDLVDWLGERGYQLVRSYGSVHDKGGRTIQADMLFMRRQDGHRGAPQ, from the coding sequence ATGAGGCGCTCGGCGAAGCTGATTGCGATCCTGCGAGTGGCGGCTTATCGAGCCGCGCTGTTGCGGCATGGGGTGGCGGCGGCCGTTGAACATGCAGTGGTGCTGGGTGCGCTGAAGCCGCGCACGGTGGTCGATGTCGGTGCCAATCGCGGTCAGTTCTCGCTCTTCGCCCTGCACACCTTTCCGGCCGCGACAATCGTCGCGCTGGAGCCACTTGCGCTGCCGGCCGCCCGCTTTCGCCGGGTCTTTGCCCGGCAACAGCGGGTCACGCTGCACCATGCCGCCCTGGCGCCGGGCAGCGGACAGTGCACCATGCACGTGTCGGGCCACGACGATTCGTCCTCTCTGCTACCCATCACCGCCACGCAGGGCCGGCTTTTCCGGGGCACCGGCGAGGTGGGCACCGAGACGGTCCGGACCGGCCCGCTGCGTGAGTTCGTCGACGGCAGCTCCATCGAGGAACCGGCGTTACTGAAGCTCGACGTCCAGGGCTATGAGCTGGAGGCGTTGCGCGCGTGCGGAGAGCTGCTCGAGAAGTTCGAGTACATCTGTGCGGAGGGCTCATTCGTGGAGTTGTACGAAGGTCAGGTGCTGGCCGACGACCTGGTCGACTGGCTGGGCGAGCGCGGCTATCAGCTGGTCCGAAGCTATGGCTCTGTCCATGACAAGGGTGGCCGAACCATCCAGGCCGACATGTTGTTCATGCGACGGCAGGACGGGCATCGTGGTGCACCCCAGTGA
- a CDS encoding glycosyltransferase family 4 protein, with protein MRICIVSLNYEPEESGIAPYTTGMAVGLAERGHDVEILTGLPHYPQWRVNPAYRGLSGTLKAINGVVVRRFAHYVPAESTLRNRLKLEASFGARVVSAGWSKPELVLTVSPALVASAMVIARARAAGIPVGLIVQDLYGKGVVETASMPARMAALAVRFEGAVLSSATGTAVVHDHFADAAIKMGVGRKRIVVIRNWTHIEPPQAVNTSEVRRRHGWRSRERIVLHSGNMGLKQGLENVVAAARLADERGVDIRFVLLGDGNQRKCLQQLAKDVQRLEFKDPLPADEYRQVLACADVLLVNERPGVGQMAVPSKLTSYFSAGRPVLAATDANGVTAAEVRDSGAGLVIPAGDPAALLGTAVGLADSAEFGVGLGRSGQRYAQRLLSRERALDAYEAWCHGLTRTPPVATQYRGNGSAARATRHRPFRRLPVMPARGDLKPASGT; from the coding sequence ATGCGCATCTGCATCGTCAGTCTCAACTATGAGCCGGAGGAGTCCGGTATCGCTCCGTATACCACCGGCATGGCGGTAGGCCTGGCCGAGCGAGGGCACGACGTCGAGATTCTCACCGGCCTGCCGCATTACCCGCAGTGGCGCGTCAACCCGGCATACCGTGGCCTGTCCGGAACCCTCAAAGCGATAAACGGGGTTGTCGTACGACGTTTCGCGCACTACGTGCCCGCGGAATCTACGCTGCGCAACCGGCTGAAGTTGGAAGCCAGCTTCGGTGCCCGGGTGGTGTCGGCGGGTTGGAGCAAGCCGGAACTTGTGCTCACCGTCAGCCCGGCACTGGTCGCCAGCGCGATGGTCATCGCCCGGGCGAGGGCTGCCGGCATTCCGGTGGGCCTGATCGTTCAGGACCTGTACGGCAAGGGAGTGGTCGAGACTGCTTCCATGCCTGCGCGGATGGCGGCGCTGGCAGTGCGGTTTGAAGGTGCTGTCCTGAGTAGCGCGACGGGAACAGCCGTCGTGCACGACCATTTCGCAGACGCGGCGATCAAGATGGGCGTGGGTCGCAAGCGAATCGTCGTCATCCGGAACTGGACGCACATCGAACCGCCCCAGGCGGTGAACACGTCGGAAGTGCGCCGCAGGCATGGATGGCGGTCGCGGGAACGCATCGTTTTGCACAGCGGGAACATGGGTTTGAAGCAGGGCCTGGAAAATGTTGTCGCTGCGGCCCGATTGGCCGACGAACGTGGTGTCGACATCCGGTTCGTGCTGTTGGGTGACGGCAACCAGCGCAAGTGCCTGCAACAGTTGGCCAAAGATGTGCAGCGGCTGGAATTCAAGGATCCGTTACCGGCCGACGAGTATCGCCAGGTGCTGGCGTGCGCTGATGTTCTCCTGGTCAACGAACGGCCCGGTGTGGGGCAGATGGCGGTACCGAGCAAGTTGACGTCCTACTTCTCCGCGGGCCGGCCGGTCCTGGCCGCTACCGACGCCAACGGTGTGACCGCTGCGGAGGTCCGGGACTCGGGGGCCGGGCTCGTGATCCCCGCCGGCGATCCCGCGGCTCTGCTGGGGACGGCCGTTGGTCTGGCTGACAGCGCGGAATTCGGAGTGGGGCTTGGTCGTTCCGGCCAGCGCTACGCGCAGCGCCTGCTGAGTCGGGAACGGGCGCTGGACGCATACGAAGCCTGGTGCCACGGGTTGACCCGCACTCCGCCGGTTGCAACGCAGTATCGCGGCAACGGTTCGGCTGCCCGGGCTACCCGGCACCGACCGTTTCGCCGCCTGCCGGTAATGCCGGCGCGCGGGGATCTCAAACCGGCGTCCGGCACCTGA
- a CDS encoding acyltransferase, translating into MSAHRPNKWLSLFAWLLPSGSFKLWALRSLGNHIGHDVFLGPNLVLNCGNFSIGDGAAIMNFNIFKQLSSVELGPRSVIGRFNQLTAAPEYQRYSPVVGTLSLGESCIITNHHYVDCSGQVIFRPFSAIGGVKCIIQSHSIDLIDNTSKPGRVVLGRSSGAFTASVLLMDSYLPERSVLAAGSVLTKAKPGHEMPACGLYGGAPAHFIREIEGLQWWDRAETNTPVVPFDDEKLRAE; encoded by the coding sequence ATGTCAGCTCATCGACCCAACAAGTGGCTTTCGTTATTCGCCTGGCTCTTACCGAGTGGCAGCTTCAAACTGTGGGCTTTGCGGTCGTTGGGCAACCATATCGGACACGATGTCTTCCTCGGCCCCAATCTTGTACTCAATTGCGGAAACTTCTCGATCGGCGACGGTGCGGCGATCATGAACTTCAATATCTTCAAACAGCTCTCCAGCGTCGAACTGGGACCGCGGAGCGTCATCGGCAGATTCAATCAACTCACCGCGGCACCGGAGTATCAACGGTACAGCCCAGTTGTGGGCACGCTTTCGCTCGGCGAATCGTGCATTATCACCAACCACCACTATGTCGATTGTTCCGGGCAGGTCATCTTCCGGCCGTTCTCGGCCATAGGCGGGGTCAAGTGCATCATCCAGAGCCACTCCATCGATCTCATCGACAACACGTCCAAACCCGGCCGCGTCGTCTTGGGCCGATCGTCAGGGGCTTTCACCGCCAGCGTCCTGCTCATGGACTCGTACCTACCCGAACGGTCGGTGCTGGCGGCCGGTTCGGTGCTCACCAAGGCGAAGCCCGGGCACGAGATGCCGGCCTGCGGTCTTTACGGCGGCGCGCCCGCACATTTCATTCGAGAGATCGAGGGACTCCAATGGTGGGATCGCGCAGAGACCAATACGCCGGTAGTCCCGTTCGACGATGAAAAGCTGCGCGCGGAGTAG
- a CDS encoding type I polyketide synthase gives MIDVAIVGIGCRLPGKVSDPNQLWEFLLSRGSGIVEVPADRWKLDRYYDPEPDMPGRMYVRSGGFLQESLWDFDPEFFGIAPVEASIMDPQQRLLLEVSQEAMDDAGVSGRVAGRPVGVYVGAFTADNMTIRRQPLSRTAINSHTATAGSFTMLSNRISYVYDLRGPSMTIDTACSSSLVALHEATQAIARGEIELALVGGVNAMLTPETFIEMCKGRFLSADGHCKTFDAAADGYARGEGAGIIVLKPLADATRDQDRVYAVIRATGVNQDGRTSGITVPNPQAQADLIRRVTAEAGLRPEQIGYLEAHGTGTAVGDPLEMAALGQTLGHVEGRTTDLVVGSIKNSIGHLEAAAGVAGVIKAALTLHHRQLAPQASLNQLNPAIPFDEYRLRVITEAEAFPAGYATAAASVNGFGYGGTNAHAVLVEAPKPPRAAVRRAPARVLPVSGRNADGARRLAEELLPLVADPSVDPVALADTMWSRRSHRHYRFAVPFGDRDDLLARLTSVADGSVTGGRTVTEGRAPVFVFSGMGPQWWRMGRDLLTAGGPFACAAAEVDELFADLAGWSLIDELRRDESDSRVASTAVAQSANFLVQIGLTAELAHYGVVPQAVVGHSVGEVSAAYVSGMLSLDDAVKVSYYRSRLATLAVGSGGMLAVGLSEAEVLDWIAGRADLCIAAVNSPSGVTLAGTCSAIAELRETLNNAGVFVRQLRVDVPYHSHLLDPLLPQLSRELAGLEPETPSVALYSTVTSAPVTGPDWGAEYWCENVRRPVRFAGTLAAMIDDGARVFVEVGPHPVLSGNIRESLLGAGVTGTAVGTLKRDADDAVSIRTALADLYVAGALNTEHAPGASDGLPAHCALPVHRFQRQRLWSMDQPVVDGYLGTGDARVLPGDLIDAGQPEWRTELATARLLWLRDHVVAGAVVLPGAAYLDAALAAAVHITGRPAPALDGVRFIAPLVVEDTELATMRLTVESSSGRFTVSSRNGSATGWTRHACGRIVDGLLRPTLGVAQLTGATAVTADEVYSQLADRGLSYGQEFRRIVEARVSATQVVARVDAAGTGVAASNHQAHPVVLDAALQCVALLVDAGQADAGGAVVPAAIQHVRQFAAIPDQVMVGVTRVTPQPGEAELVANVVLTDPEGHVVVELHRAQFRSISPGAPARGELERLWIEPVFEPREARDTGGRDQTATGERVLVIAAGQESAGWALQYASARGTRQVLVVRGGDPERICTDAEAELRHVLSADPADTRPLVVAVVAVTAPGDGAPPLNTMLRVGELPAMLAGAARAMQNVQDEAMRDGGLVPMHGLVITRGALPVPGDGQAPDLAASALVGARRVLRNEQPLLNWRLIDLDHDTALPTVVLESLVSGAHADDAVDEVALRRDRRMVIVNQAGLAGRLEALEAGRPLHDPEANFEIDVPQSAQLADLALREIPRRAPGRGEIELRIDGIGLNFKDPMKVLGVLGADELAGTHFGLGVGMEGIGVVTRVGADVDEVTVGTSMLVSIPGMASRYVTTAVDAGSMEPADGLPMAACGSVVVLMTAHYALQHAAHVQPDNWVLVSAGAGGVGMAAVQIAAKAGARVIATASTPERAELLRSLGAKYVVDSRALSAIDEVRAITGGHGADIVVNCAPGETVAANLEVAAEFGRVVEIGKTEIFAGRLVDLAVFNKNLSVTSIDLDRMMAHRRDLLRQVHREVLSALRVGDYELLLTRVMPASQVAEAFDQVARSTHLGRIVLDFTEPAPPVKPARPATSIRPDATYLVTGGLGALGLCTARWLAAKDAGRVVLAGRRGVSGPDQQAALDALRATGCDVRVEQVDVADMASVRGLLDRLADGPPLRGVFHAAGVLADEPLGALSQHGLNAVLRPKARGALILDEALADIELDHFVLYSSVSSQVGLVPQLSYAAASAVLDTLAHHRSRVGRPALSVNWGALAGGMATSSESISASLALNGLRLLPLDAATEYLDVAIGLNPIQVSVVDIDWGAWGSMHPASAHTPRFAGQVNAARDSTATSDSVRAQFAAMPDEQRVATLADVLADQVGKVLGIPADSVDRQSPLPELGLDSLSAVELRARINATLELAISAMELSRGGGISSLAARLGDYLAVAR, from the coding sequence ATGATTGATGTCGCTATCGTGGGGATCGGTTGCCGGTTGCCGGGCAAGGTGAGCGATCCCAACCAGCTGTGGGAGTTCCTGCTCTCCCGGGGAAGCGGGATTGTCGAGGTGCCTGCGGACCGTTGGAAACTGGACCGCTACTACGACCCCGAGCCGGACATGCCCGGCCGGATGTACGTTCGCAGCGGCGGGTTTTTGCAGGAATCGTTGTGGGACTTCGATCCCGAATTCTTTGGGATTGCGCCGGTAGAAGCCTCGATCATGGACCCTCAGCAGCGGCTGCTGCTGGAGGTCAGCCAGGAAGCGATGGACGACGCCGGGGTTTCCGGCCGGGTAGCCGGCCGGCCGGTCGGCGTTTACGTGGGCGCCTTCACCGCCGACAACATGACGATCCGCCGCCAGCCGCTCAGCCGGACCGCGATAAATTCCCACACTGCCACCGCGGGCTCGTTCACCATGCTGTCCAACCGGATCTCCTACGTCTATGACCTGCGTGGACCGAGTATGACCATCGACACGGCCTGCTCGTCTTCGCTGGTCGCCTTGCATGAAGCCACCCAGGCGATCGCTCGTGGCGAGATCGAGTTGGCTCTGGTCGGCGGGGTGAACGCGATGCTCACCCCGGAGACCTTCATCGAGATGTGCAAGGGCCGGTTTCTCTCCGCGGACGGACACTGCAAAACCTTTGATGCCGCCGCCGACGGTTATGCACGAGGCGAAGGAGCCGGAATCATCGTGCTCAAGCCGCTTGCGGACGCGACCCGCGATCAGGACCGCGTCTATGCGGTCATCCGGGCCACCGGTGTCAATCAGGACGGACGCACATCGGGCATCACGGTGCCCAATCCCCAGGCGCAGGCAGACCTCATCCGGCGGGTGACCGCGGAGGCGGGTCTTCGGCCCGAGCAGATCGGTTACCTCGAGGCGCACGGCACCGGTACCGCCGTCGGCGATCCGCTGGAGATGGCCGCGCTGGGCCAGACCCTGGGGCACGTCGAAGGCCGCACCACCGACCTGGTCGTCGGATCGATCAAGAATTCGATCGGCCATCTCGAAGCCGCAGCCGGGGTTGCCGGCGTGATCAAGGCGGCACTCACCCTGCACCACCGCCAACTGGCGCCGCAGGCCAGCCTGAACCAGCTGAATCCGGCCATTCCGTTCGACGAGTACCGCCTGCGGGTGATCACCGAGGCCGAAGCATTTCCGGCGGGGTACGCCACAGCGGCGGCGTCGGTGAACGGCTTTGGCTACGGCGGTACCAACGCGCACGCGGTGCTGGTGGAGGCGCCCAAGCCGCCCCGGGCGGCCGTTCGGAGGGCCCCCGCCCGGGTATTGCCGGTGTCCGGTCGCAACGCCGACGGCGCCCGTCGGCTGGCCGAGGAGTTGTTGCCGCTGGTCGCCGATCCCAGCGTGGATCCGGTTGCGTTGGCCGACACCATGTGGTCGCGTCGATCGCACCGCCATTACCGGTTCGCCGTGCCGTTCGGTGACCGCGACGACCTGCTTGCCCGGCTGACCTCGGTGGCCGATGGCTCGGTGACCGGCGGCCGTACCGTCACCGAGGGCAGGGCCCCGGTGTTCGTCTTCAGCGGAATGGGTCCGCAGTGGTGGCGGATGGGTCGCGACCTGCTCACCGCAGGCGGGCCCTTCGCCTGTGCCGCAGCCGAGGTCGACGAGTTGTTCGCCGATCTGGCCGGCTGGTCGTTGATCGACGAACTGCGCCGGGATGAATCCGATTCCCGGGTGGCCAGCACAGCCGTCGCTCAATCGGCGAACTTTCTCGTACAGATCGGACTGACCGCAGAGCTGGCGCATTACGGGGTCGTTCCCCAGGCGGTCGTCGGGCACAGCGTCGGCGAGGTCAGCGCGGCCTATGTCAGCGGCATGCTCAGCCTGGACGACGCGGTCAAGGTCAGCTACTACCGCTCCCGGCTGGCCACGCTGGCCGTCGGATCGGGAGGAATGCTCGCCGTGGGCCTCAGCGAGGCGGAGGTGCTGGACTGGATTGCCGGCCGGGCCGACCTGTGCATCGCCGCGGTGAACAGTCCGTCGGGGGTGACGCTGGCCGGCACCTGCTCGGCGATCGCCGAATTGCGGGAGACACTGAACAACGCAGGTGTCTTTGTCCGACAGCTCCGGGTGGACGTGCCGTACCACTCGCACCTCCTGGATCCGCTGCTTCCGCAGCTGAGCCGTGAGCTGGCCGGTCTGGAGCCGGAGACGCCGAGTGTCGCGCTGTATTCGACAGTGACCTCCGCCCCGGTGACGGGACCGGACTGGGGGGCCGAGTACTGGTGTGAGAATGTCCGTCGGCCAGTGCGATTCGCCGGCACTCTCGCTGCGATGATCGACGACGGTGCGCGCGTGTTTGTCGAGGTTGGCCCGCACCCGGTGCTGTCGGGCAACATCCGGGAGAGCCTGCTTGGCGCGGGTGTCACCGGAACCGCTGTCGGGACGCTCAAGCGAGACGCCGACGACGCCGTCAGCATTCGCACCGCCCTGGCCGATCTCTACGTCGCGGGTGCCCTGAACACCGAGCATGCCCCCGGTGCCTCCGACGGTCTGCCCGCCCACTGTGCGCTGCCGGTGCACCGGTTCCAGCGGCAGCGGCTGTGGTCGATGGACCAGCCGGTGGTCGACGGCTACCTGGGTACCGGCGACGCCCGGGTGCTGCCGGGAGATCTGATCGATGCGGGTCAGCCGGAATGGCGGACCGAGTTGGCCACCGCTCGACTGCTCTGGTTGCGTGACCATGTCGTCGCCGGCGCGGTGGTGCTGCCGGGAGCGGCCTACCTCGATGCCGCGCTCGCTGCGGCGGTCCACATCACGGGCCGGCCCGCCCCGGCGCTCGACGGTGTCCGGTTCATCGCGCCGCTGGTGGTGGAGGACACCGAGCTCGCCACCATGCGGCTGACCGTGGAGTCATCCAGCGGCCGGTTCACGGTCAGCTCACGAAACGGTTCGGCCACCGGCTGGACCCGGCACGCGTGTGGACGCATCGTGGACGGCCTGCTGCGGCCGACCCTTGGGGTTGCCCAGCTCACCGGCGCGACCGCCGTCACCGCCGACGAGGTGTACTCGCAGCTGGCCGACCGCGGCCTGAGCTACGGCCAGGAGTTCCGGCGAATCGTGGAAGCCCGGGTGAGCGCCACGCAGGTGGTGGCCCGTGTCGATGCCGCCGGAACCGGCGTCGCCGCCTCCAACCATCAGGCTCATCCGGTGGTGCTCGACGCCGCCCTGCAGTGCGTCGCGCTTTTGGTCGATGCCGGCCAGGCCGACGCCGGCGGGGCCGTTGTGCCCGCCGCGATACAGCACGTCCGGCAGTTCGCCGCCATCCCCGATCAGGTCATGGTCGGCGTCACCCGCGTGACGCCACAGCCGGGCGAGGCGGAACTGGTCGCCAATGTTGTGCTGACCGATCCGGAAGGTCACGTGGTCGTCGAGCTGCACCGGGCACAGTTCCGATCGATCAGCCCCGGTGCGCCCGCGCGTGGCGAACTCGAGCGGCTATGGATCGAGCCGGTGTTCGAGCCGCGCGAGGCCCGCGACACCGGTGGCCGAGACCAGACCGCGACCGGCGAGCGGGTGCTGGTGATTGCGGCCGGCCAGGAGTCGGCCGGGTGGGCCCTTCAGTACGCGTCCGCGCGGGGCACCCGGCAGGTACTCGTCGTCCGCGGCGGTGACCCGGAACGTATCTGCACCGATGCCGAAGCCGAACTGCGCCACGTGCTGAGTGCCGACCCGGCCGACACCCGCCCGCTGGTGGTGGCCGTGGTCGCGGTGACGGCACCCGGCGACGGTGCACCGCCGCTCAACACAATGCTGCGGGTCGGCGAGTTGCCGGCAATGCTGGCGGGGGCGGCCCGGGCGATGCAGAACGTGCAGGACGAGGCGATGCGCGACGGCGGGCTCGTACCGATGCACGGTTTGGTGATCACCCGAGGGGCGTTGCCGGTGCCGGGTGACGGGCAGGCGCCGGATCTGGCGGCCTCAGCCCTCGTCGGCGCTCGCCGGGTGCTGCGCAACGAGCAGCCACTGCTGAATTGGCGACTGATCGACCTCGATCACGACACCGCGCTGCCCACCGTGGTCCTGGAGTCTTTGGTCAGCGGTGCCCACGCCGACGATGCGGTGGACGAGGTCGCGCTGCGCCGGGACCGACGGATGGTGATCGTCAACCAGGCCGGCCTTGCCGGTCGACTCGAAGCGCTCGAAGCAGGCCGACCGTTGCACGACCCGGAGGCGAACTTCGAGATTGATGTGCCGCAGTCCGCGCAACTGGCCGATCTGGCGCTGCGGGAGATCCCGCGGCGAGCCCCGGGGCGGGGCGAGATCGAACTGCGCATCGACGGTATCGGGCTCAACTTCAAGGATCCGATGAAGGTGCTCGGCGTCCTCGGTGCCGACGAGCTGGCCGGCACCCACTTCGGGCTGGGTGTGGGAATGGAGGGCATCGGAGTCGTCACTCGGGTCGGTGCCGACGTCGATGAGGTCACCGTCGGCACGTCGATGTTGGTCTCGATCCCGGGGATGGCGAGCCGCTACGTCACCACCGCGGTGGACGCCGGGTCGATGGAACCCGCCGACGGCTTGCCCATGGCGGCCTGCGGCTCAGTGGTGGTGTTGATGACCGCGCACTACGCCCTGCAGCACGCCGCGCACGTTCAGCCCGACAACTGGGTGCTGGTCTCTGCCGGGGCGGGCGGCGTCGGGATGGCCGCGGTGCAGATCGCTGCCAAGGCGGGCGCTCGGGTGATCGCCACCGCATCCACCCCGGAGCGAGCCGAACTGCTGCGATCGCTGGGAGCCAAATACGTCGTCGACTCGCGCGCGCTCTCGGCGATCGACGAGGTACGCGCAATCACCGGCGGGCACGGAGCCGACATCGTGGTGAACTGCGCCCCGGGGGAGACGGTGGCGGCCAACTTGGAGGTGGCCGCCGAGTTCGGCCGGGTGGTCGAGATCGGTAAGACCGAGATCTTCGCCGGCCGGCTTGTCGACCTGGCGGTCTTCAACAAGAACCTCTCGGTGACCTCCATCGATCTGGACCGGATGATGGCGCACCGGAGGGACCTGCTGCGACAGGTACACCGCGAAGTGCTCAGCGCGCTCCGCGTCGGGGACTACGAGCTGCTGCTCACCCGCGTCATGCCGGCGTCACAGGTTGCGGAAGCCTTCGACCAGGTGGCCCGATCCACCCACCTCGGCAGGATCGTGTTGGACTTCACCGAGCCGGCGCCGCCGGTCAAACCGGCGCGGCCGGCCACCAGCATCCGGCCCGACGCGACCTACCTGGTTACCGGTGGTCTCGGGGCCCTCGGCCTGTGCACCGCGAGGTGGCTGGCCGCCAAAGACGCCGGCCGGGTCGTGTTGGCCGGCCGCCGCGGTGTGTCCGGCCCCGACCAGCAGGCCGCCCTGGACGCCCTGCGCGCCACCGGTTGCGACGTACGGGTCGAACAGGTCGACGTCGCAGACATGGCGAGCGTGCGGGGCCTGCTCGACCGGCTCGCCGATGGCCCGCCGCTGCGGGGGGTGTTCCACGCGGCCGGCGTCCTGGCCGACGAACCGCTCGGCGCGCTCAGCCAGCACGGCCTGAACGCCGTACTGCGCCCGAAGGCGCGGGGCGCGTTGATCCTCGATGAAGCCCTGGCCGACATCGAACTCGACCACTTCGTCCTGTACAGCTCGGTCAGCAGCCAGGTGGGTCTGGTGCCGCAACTCAGCTACGCCGCGGCCAGTGCCGTGCTGGACACCTTGGCCCACCACCGTTCCCGCGTCGGACGGCCCGCGCTGTCGGTGAACTGGGGAGCGCTCGCCGGCGGTATGGCCACCTCCAGCGAGTCGATTTCGGCCTCCTTGGCGCTGAACGGGCTGCGCCTGCTGCCGCTGGATGCCGCCACCGAGTATCTGGACGTGGCGATCGGGCTGAATCCGATCCAGGTGAGTGTCGTCGACATCGACTGGGGGGCATGGGGATCGATGCACCCCGCATCGGCACATACCCCAAGGTTCGCCGGCCAGGTGAACGCAGCCCGGGACTCCACTGCCACCAGCGATTCGGTACGCGCCCAGTTTGCCGCGATGCCCGACGAGCAGCGTGTTGCGACGCTCGCCGACGTACTGGCCGACCAGGTGGGCAAGGTGCTCGGCATCCCGGCAGACTCGGTCGACCGGCAGTCGCCGTTGCCCGAACTGGGGCTGGACTCTTTGTCAGCTGTCGAGTTGCGCGCCCGGATCAACGCGACGTTGGAGCTGGCGATCTCGGCGATGGAACTGAGCCGCGGCGGTGGGATCTCCTCGCTGGCTGCCCGCCTCGGCGATTATCTGGCCGTTGCCCGATGA